A single genomic interval of Armigeres subalbatus isolate Guangzhou_Male chromosome 1, GZ_Asu_2, whole genome shotgun sequence harbors:
- the LOC134214920 gene encoding cathepsin B-like → MIRFILILAVALGSRIALAQYYHSFQYNQYRTTESIASQIRNLTKTWTAGNNTLPPSAYYKGVLYDRLGDTRLAPAILVSSDEVELPKSFDARQKWTQCPSLNVVRNQGCCGSCWAISAASAMTDRWCIKSKGREQFSFGATDMLACCHACGDGCKGGYLGPAWQFWVDQGVSSGGPFHSRQGCHPYLIDVCDASGEEPDTPKCSKKCQPGYNVTDVWQDRRYGRVAYSVPADEQKIMEEIYMNGPVQAAFMTYQDFHAYKSGVYRHVWGHLAGGHAVKLMGWGVENGVKYWLVANSWGEDWGDNGFFKIVRGENHCGIERDVHAGLPSFNKHLDLEGVYF, encoded by the coding sequence ATGATTCGCTTCATCTTGATCCTGGCGGTGGCGCTTGGTAGCCGCATCGCTCTCGCTCAGTACTACCATTCTTTCCAGTACAATCAGTACCGGACCACCGAATCGATTGCGTCCCAAATCCGGAATCTGACCAAAACATGGACCGCCGGTAACAACACCTTACCGCCATCGGCTTACTACAAGGGAGTCCTGTACGATCGTCTCGGTGATACGCGCTTGGCTCCGGCAATCCTTGTCAGTTCCGATGAAGTCGAACTGCCGAAATCTTTCGACGCCCGCCAGAAATGGACTCAGTGTCCCAGCTTGAACGTGGTTCGTAATCAGGGATGTTGTGGATCGTGCTGGGCCATTTCGGCCGCTTcggcaatgaccgatcgttggTGCATCAAATCGAAGGGTAGGGAACAGTTCTCGTTCGGAGCAACCGATATGTTGGCGTGCTGCCATGCTTGCGGAGACGGATGCAAGGGCGGATACTTGGGTCCTGCATGGCAATTCTGGGTCGACCAGGGTGTGTCCTCGggaggtccgttccattctcgcCAGGGATGCCATCCCTACCTGATCGATGTGTGCGACGCATCCGGTGAGGAGCCTGATACTCCAAAGTGCTCGAAAAAGTGTCAACCGGGTTACAACGTGACCGATGTTTGGCAGGATCGTCGTTACGGTCGGGTTGCCTACTCGGTTCCGGCTGACGAGCAGAAGATTATGGAGGAGATTTACATGAACGGTCCGGTTCAGGCTGCCTTCATGACCTACCAGGACTTCCACgcgtacaaaagtggagtgTATCGGCACGTGTGGGGCCATTTGGCCGGTGGTCATGCCGTCAAGCTGATGGGATGGGGCGTGGAGAACGGTGTCAAGTACTGGCTGGTGGCCAACTCCTGGGGCGAGGATTGGGGTGACAATGGATTCTTCAAGATTGTCCGAGGAGAGAACCATTGCGGAATCGAAAGGGACGTCCACGCTGGACTGCCGAGCTTCAACAAGCATTTAGATTTGGAGGGCGTCTATTTCTGA